In one Oryza glaberrima chromosome 2, OglaRS2, whole genome shotgun sequence genomic region, the following are encoded:
- the LOC127762649 gene encoding uncharacterized protein LOC127762649, with protein sequence MAAVAAEEEAAASPSATAHGDCVLATACRVFDSEPVELSAKVLLLQLRPAEATAGLHGGYWCTVIASGIDGSAAVEVLAQVEATCAEHGVHLASQSVSLVVECDCDDSPWHVARRRAHTTVPLHIPADGRGSFFSPDHWPLFVQLVRAMERPAEAHEDDLPAAGRLAVASGGRTAEDATAKHV encoded by the coding sequence atggcggcggtggcggcggaggaggaggcagcggcttCGCCTTCGGCGACAGCGCACGGTGACTGCGTCCTGGCCACGGCATGCAGGGTGTTCGACAGTGAGCCTGTCGAGCTGTCCGCGAAGGTGCTGCTCCTGCAGTTGCGCCCAGCGGAGGCCACCGCGGGGCTTCATGGCGGCTACTGGTGCACGGTGATCGCATCAGGCATAGACGGgtccgcggcggtggaggtccTCGCCCAGGTCGAGGCCACCTGCGCAGAGCACGGCGTGCACCTCGCCAGCCAGAGCGTGTCGCTCGTCGTGGAGTGCGACTGCGACGACTCCCCCTGGCACGTCGCTCGCCGACGAGCGCATACGACCGTGCCACTTCATATACCAGCGGATGGGCGCGGATCGTTCTTCTCGCCGGACCACTGGCCGTTGTTCGTGCAGCTGGTGCGCGCCATGGAGCGTCCCGCGGAGGCGCACGAGGacgacctccccgccgccggccggctcgcCGTGGCGTCCGGTGGCCGCACAGCAGAAGACGCCACCGCAAAGCACGTGTAA
- the LOC127761776 gene encoding ASC1-like protein 2, whose amino-acid sequence MSVPPVDWEAESYPAYSDFAAIPLFAVFLFAVRYLLDRFVFEWLARRLIFEKDEKLDLATHAGRIKIRKFKESAWKCIYFLSAELLALSVTYKESWFTSTKNFWVGPGDQVWPDQRIKFKLKLVYMYAAGFYTYSIFALQFWEIKRSDFGISMVHHVVSVILIALSYIFRFARVGSIVLAIHDASDVFLELGKISKYSGYQLLADISFLIFVCSWAVLRLIYYPFWILWSTSYEVVPMLDKKKHKFDGPLYYYVFNCLLFSLLVLNIYWWVLMYRMLVGQILSKGHVGDDVRSDSEGEEEHED is encoded by the exons ATGAGCGTCCCGCCGGTCGACTGGGAGGCGGAGAGCTACCCGGCCTACTCGGACTTCGCGGCGATCCCCTTATTcgccgtcttcctcttcgccgtCCGTTATCTCCTCGACCGCTTCGTCTTCGAG TGGTTAGCCAGGAGACTGATTTTCGAGAAGGATGAGAAGCTTGATCTTGCGACGCATGCAGGGAGGATAAAGataagaaaatttaaagaatcaGCTTGGAAGTGCATATATTTCCTTTCTGCGGAACTTTTGGCCCTGTCTGTTACCTACAAAGAGTCCTGGTTCACTAGCACAAAAAATTTCTGGGTTGGACCTGGAGACCAGGTCTGGCCAGATCAAAGAATTAA aTTTAAACTCAAATTGGTGTACATGTATGCTGCTGGTTTTTATACATACTCTATATTTGCTCTTCAATTCTGGGAAATAAAGCGCTCAGATTTTGGTATTTCAATGGTTCATCATGTAGTATCTGTTATTCTCATAGCATTGTCTTACATATTCAG ATTTGCTCGTGTGGGTTCAATTGTCCTTGCCATCCATGATGCAAGTGACGTATTCCTGGAATTGGGGAAGATTTCTAAGTACAGTGGCTACCAGTTGCTTGCTGATATTTCATTTCTTATCTTTGTCTGTTCTTGGGCAGTCCTTCGCCTGATATATTATCCATTCTGGATTCTCTGGAGCACAAG CTATGAAGTTGTTCCGATGTTGGACAAGAAGAAGCATAAGTTTGATGGTCCACTATACTATTATGTATTCAActgtcttctcttctccctccttgtTCTAAACATATATTGGTGGGTCTTAATGTATCGAATGCTCGTGGGGCAAATACTGTCTAAAGGGCATGTTGGGGATGATGTCCGATCTG